The Syntrophales bacterium sequence ATTCCGCAGCCGGCGATGATCGTGACGTCGGCGCCGGCGCCGACGATGAAGGTATTGTAAACCACGTCGTTGAGACCGCTTTGGCTGAGAATGACCGGGATGTGAACAGATTCGTTAATCGTCCCCGGCGCAATCGTAACTATAATCCCGTCTCTCTTTTCGTCGCTCTCTATATTTATGTTGGCGGAGATCGAACGTGACTCCAACTTGCCGTTTTTTCTGATATTGTAGGCGCCCTTGGGGATGCCTTCAAGATCCGCTACGGTCTTCAAGAGATCCTTATCTAAAGCACTGAGCATCTTTTTCTCCTTCCGGGCACGGGCAGGGGCTGAAACTGCATATCCTGAAATCGTTCAGCATCGGCAGGGCATTTGCCAGGTTCCCCTGATACATTAATTTACCCTGATCAATAATCAGGATGTTGTCAGCGACCTCCAGAAAGGAACGGTTGTGGCTGACGACAATCGTCGTGGTATGGCGCTCGCTCTGCTCTTTTTTCAGAAGGTTAACCATCGGCATAATGGTCCAGAGGTCAATCCCGGTATCCGGTTCGTCATAGATGGCAAGCTTGGGATTTCGGGCAATCGTTGTCGCCAGCTCTATCTTCTTGATTTCGCCCCCGGAAAGCGTCGCGTCAACCGGCTTATCGAGAAACGAAAGGGGACAAATTCCCACTCTTCTGACAATCCCGATGAGCCTTTCCTCGTTCTCCGTCTTGGCGGCAACCGACAGGAGGTCCCGGAACGTTATCCCCTTGAAGCGAGCCGGCTGCTGAAAACTGTAAGCAATTCCGGCATTCGCCCGCTCGGCGATCGTCATAGCCGAGATGTCTTTCCCCTCGAAATGGATGCTCCCCGCGGACGGCTGGTTTATCCCCATGATCAGCTTGGACAAGGTCGTCTTGCCGCTGCCGTTGGGACCGGTGATCGCATAGAACTTCCCCGCTTCAAAAGTGAAATTCATTTTGTCAATGATATCACGCCTTTTTTCTCCGTTTTTCTCGTCCTTTTCAGTTACGGAAAAACACAAATCCCTTAATTCCAGCATAACCACCTCTGCTACTTTTTAGAAACGTCCAACACACCCTTTGGGCATCTGTTCCCTGTTGACGATACGCGGATAAGCCAAAAACTGTGCCTCGTGCTTTCGCTTCGGCATAATATTTAATTCTCAGTTGTTGTCAATCAATAATGTCAAAAAAGTTTGACAGTGTCTTCTTAAAATGTTTATCGTCGCATTCAAAATATTCACAGAATGAGGACATTTTTAAATTTACCGAAAAATTAATTGAGGAGCCGATGCAAACACCTGACAAAGAAACTGCCGACCAGAAGATAGACAGCGACCATCGCCCCTGGGGCTTTTACGAAATTCTCTCCGACGCGGCGGACAGCAAGGTAAAGCGGATTACCGTCTATCCGGGCCAGCGTCTCAGCCTCCAGCGCCACTTCCACCGTTCGGAACACTGGTACGTGATCAGCGGCAAGGCCGTTGTGACCAGAAACGGCGAGGAGATCAGCCTGACCTCCTGTCAATCCGTGGATTTGCCGGTACTCACCTGGCACCGTATCCGCAACATCGGCACGGAAAATGTGGTTTTTATCGAGGTTCAGACCGGCGACTATTTCGGAGAGGACGATATCGAACGCTCGGAAGACGACTACGGGAGGGTTTAATGCTTCACAGGTACGATTTTACCCCGAACAAGGTGTGGAAGGTTATGGGCCGTACCGACTCAGGAGG is a genomic window containing:
- a CDS encoding ATP-binding cassette domain-containing protein — its product is MLELRDLCFSVTEKDEKNGEKRRDIIDKMNFTFEAGKFYAITGPNGSGKTTLSKLIMGINQPSAGSIHFEGKDISAMTIAERANAGIAYSFQQPARFKGITFRDLLSVAAKTENEERLIGIVRRVGICPLSFLDKPVDATLSGGEIKKIELATTIARNPKLAIYDEPDTGIDLWTIMPMVNLLKKEQSERHTTTIVVSHNRSFLEVADNILIIDQGKLMYQGNLANALPMLNDFRICSFSPCPCPEGEKDAQCFR
- a CDS encoding phosphomannose isomerase type II C-terminal cupin domain → MQTPDKETADQKIDSDHRPWGFYEILSDAADSKVKRITVYPGQRLSLQRHFHRSEHWYVISGKAVVTRNGEEISLTSCQSVDLPVLTWHRIRNIGTENVVFIEVQTGDYFGEDDIERSEDDYGRV